Proteins from a single region of Stappia sp. ES.058:
- a CDS encoding DUF1045 domain-containing protein, with translation MRYAIYYTPPKDHPLVDLAEQWLGRSVFAREVTAGTVEGLTPEARAPWTASPRRYGFHATMKAPFRLAEGRDEAGLIASLEAFAATAAPVPPARLDVENLRGFLALTFADPTPDLDAFAGGIVRHFDGFRAALSADERARRKPEHLDEALRRNLDTWGYPYVFEAFRFHMTLTERLDAPDASRAERALRSHFAPLLDIPVAVDRIALCREPLPGAPFTCIHAAPLSGAASKTA, from the coding sequence ATGCGATATGCCATCTACTACACACCGCCGAAGGATCACCCGCTCGTCGATCTGGCGGAGCAATGGCTCGGCCGCAGCGTGTTCGCACGGGAGGTGACCGCGGGCACCGTCGAGGGCCTGACACCGGAGGCACGGGCGCCGTGGACCGCATCGCCGCGCCGCTACGGGTTTCACGCCACGATGAAGGCGCCGTTCCGCCTGGCGGAGGGGCGCGACGAGGCCGGGCTGATCGCGTCCCTCGAGGCGTTCGCGGCAACCGCCGCGCCGGTGCCGCCTGCGCGTCTCGACGTCGAGAACCTGCGCGGCTTCCTGGCGCTGACCTTCGCCGACCCGACGCCGGATCTCGATGCGTTTGCGGGCGGTATCGTGCGGCATTTCGACGGATTCCGCGCCGCCCTGAGCGCGGACGAACGCGCCCGCCGAAAGCCGGAACACCTGGACGAGGCGCTGCGCCGCAATCTCGACACCTGGGGCTATCCTTATGTGTTCGAGGCGTTCCGCTTCCACATGACGCTGACGGAACGGCTTGACGCGCCTGATGCTTCACGGGCCGAACGGGCGCTTCGCTCCCATTTCGCGCCGCTGCTCGACATCCCCGTCGCCGTCGACCGCATCGCGCTTTGCCGCGAACCGCTCCCCGGCGCGCCCTTTACCTGTATCCACGCGGCGCCGCTTTCGGGCGCCGCGTCCAAAACCGCCTGA
- the phnE gene encoding phosphonate ABC transporter, permease protein PhnE: MVAMSSAQLSEGDVESIVARHPDVFKSRPWKRYRAPLALVAIALYSVYCWSFFGIGKVLEDANWDIAGNYLADWISYEVRPDFEIEPDGAILLEWPRFSPLGADPDPDWIVSQTASMERTPVVKDGAAAPETAAEKSANSFMVTDAKGTVPEPSGGSSSFSFMAPGAATGGASGPEAVAPGGPETVTEQVITQASVTLGAGNRVEITPTRVVVTRGAESVAVRLGPGELVTVDGDLPDWVQQKRAGRKVLAYFGFNGRAEIDYDGVKVRHRFMGWENFVFDANSPFWGKSAGEVIGLIVSGARIDPARSNLSLAWNNILYNADWQHLDVWTKLLQTIVMAFVGTLFAGVLAFPLAFLAARNITRSRLLNQINKRFFDFLRSVDMLIWALFFTRAFGPGPLAGMSAIFFTDTGTLGKLYSEALENIDDKQREGVRSVGASPASVQRFGVLPQVLPVFASQALYFWESNTRSATIIGAVGAGGIGLKLWEAMRTNQDWENVAYMVILILAVVFLFDGISNALRSRLMGGHRH; encoded by the coding sequence ATGGTTGCCATGTCTTCCGCACAGCTGAGCGAGGGCGATGTCGAGAGCATCGTCGCGCGCCACCCGGACGTTTTCAAATCCCGTCCCTGGAAACGGTATCGCGCACCGCTGGCGCTGGTCGCGATCGCGCTCTACAGCGTTTACTGCTGGTCATTCTTCGGCATCGGCAAGGTGCTTGAGGACGCCAATTGGGACATCGCCGGAAACTATCTCGCCGACTGGATCTCCTACGAGGTGCGGCCCGATTTCGAGATCGAGCCGGACGGCGCGATCCTGCTGGAATGGCCGCGTTTCTCGCCGCTCGGCGCCGATCCCGATCCGGACTGGATCGTCTCGCAGACCGCCTCGATGGAACGGACGCCTGTGGTGAAGGACGGCGCGGCGGCGCCCGAGACGGCCGCCGAAAAGAGCGCAAACAGCTTCATGGTGACTGACGCCAAAGGCACCGTTCCGGAACCCTCCGGCGGCTCCAGCAGCTTCTCCTTCATGGCGCCCGGAGCGGCAACCGGAGGCGCGTCAGGGCCTGAAGCCGTGGCGCCGGGCGGGCCCGAAACGGTCACGGAACAGGTGATCACGCAGGCGTCCGTGACCCTTGGAGCCGGCAACCGGGTGGAGATCACCCCGACGCGGGTTGTGGTGACGCGCGGAGCGGAAAGCGTAGCGGTGCGGCTCGGCCCGGGAGAACTGGTCACGGTCGACGGCGATCTGCCGGACTGGGTCCAGCAGAAGCGCGCGGGCCGCAAGGTGCTGGCCTATTTCGGCTTCAACGGCCGTGCCGAGATCGACTACGACGGGGTCAAGGTGCGTCACCGGTTCATGGGCTGGGAGAATTTCGTCTTCGACGCGAATTCCCCGTTCTGGGGCAAGAGCGCCGGCGAGGTCATTGGCCTGATCGTGTCCGGCGCGCGCATCGACCCGGCGCGATCCAACCTCTCGCTTGCCTGGAACAACATTCTCTACAACGCCGACTGGCAGCATCTCGACGTGTGGACCAAGCTGTTGCAGACCATCGTCATGGCCTTCGTCGGGACGCTGTTTGCCGGTGTGCTCGCGTTCCCGCTGGCCTTTCTGGCGGCGCGCAACATCACCCGCAGCCGTCTTCTCAACCAGATCAACAAGCGCTTTTTCGACTTCCTGCGCTCGGTCGACATGCTGATCTGGGCGCTGTTCTTCACCCGTGCCTTCGGTCCGGGGCCGCTGGCCGGCATGTCGGCAATCTTCTTCACCGACACCGGTACGCTTGGAAAACTCTACTCCGAGGCGCTTGAAAACATCGACGACAAGCAGCGCGAGGGCGTACGATCGGTCGGCGCGTCTCCCGCGTCGGTCCAGCGCTTCGGCGTCCTGCCCCAGGTCCTGCCTGTCTTTGCCAGCCAGGCGCTCTATTTCTGGGAATCCAATACCCGCTCGGCAACGATCATCGGGGCCGTCGGCGCCGGCGGTATCGGCCTGAAACTGTGGGAGGCGATGCGCACAAACCAGGACTGGGAGAACGTTGCCTATATGGTGATCCTGATTCTCGCCGTCGTCTTTCTGTTCGACGGCATCTCCAATGCCCTGCGCTCGCGTCTCATGGGCGGTCATCGGCACTAG
- the phnE gene encoding phosphonate ABC transporter, permease protein PhnE, whose product MSLATLSSAAASGDAASLSAQGALVERHWREQAGRRRLYTIGGLAVLFLALSGSLWFANETNAGKFFDRLPYFFDFFIDLAPRDPLEIWRALFDLPSPYYDGSFKYNYPGGRIYLTESIYVPEYFYKMLETLNIAILSTLIGFTFGFLLCFVASKNLVRNAWLRGGVRRMMELLRAFPEIVIAGFFVAVLTIGPIPAIIAVSIHTVGSLGKMFFEVVENADMRADEGLRAVGANWFERVWFAIVPQVAPNFMSYALLRLEINVRASTIIGAVGGGGIGEVLRLSISRGHEAKTLAIILLLFLTIVAVDQFSAWMRKRLVGNQAFDFGR is encoded by the coding sequence ATGTCGCTTGCGACGCTCTCCTCCGCCGCCGCGTCCGGCGACGCCGCATCCCTGTCCGCGCAAGGCGCGCTTGTCGAGCGCCATTGGCGCGAACAGGCCGGTCGCCGGCGGCTCTATACCATCGGCGGTCTGGCCGTGCTTTTCCTTGCGCTGTCGGGATCTCTCTGGTTTGCGAACGAGACCAACGCCGGCAAGTTCTTCGACCGGCTGCCGTATTTCTTCGACTTCTTCATCGACCTTGCGCCGCGCGATCCGCTGGAAATCTGGCGCGCGCTGTTCGATCTCCCGTCGCCTTATTACGACGGAAGCTTCAAGTACAATTATCCGGGAGGTCGGATCTATCTGACCGAAAGCATCTATGTTCCGGAATACTTCTACAAGATGCTTGAAACGCTCAACATCGCGATCCTGTCGACGCTGATCGGTTTCACCTTCGGGTTTTTGCTGTGCTTCGTCGCCTCGAAGAACCTCGTGCGCAATGCGTGGCTGCGCGGCGGCGTGCGACGGATGATGGAGCTGTTGCGCGCCTTTCCCGAAATCGTCATCGCCGGTTTCTTCGTCGCGGTCCTGACCATCGGTCCGATCCCGGCGATCATCGCGGTGTCGATCCACACGGTCGGCTCGCTCGGCAAGATGTTCTTCGAGGTGGTCGAAAACGCCGACATGCGCGCCGACGAGGGCCTGCGCGCGGTGGGCGCCAACTGGTTCGAACGCGTGTGGTTCGCCATCGTGCCGCAGGTCGCGCCGAACTTCATGAGCTACGCCCTGCTCAGGCTGGAGATCAACGTGCGCGCCTCCACCATCATCGGCGCGGTCGGCGGCGGCGGCATCGGCGAGGTGCTGCGGCTTTCGATCAGTCGTGGCCACGAGGCCAAGACGCTCGCCATCATTCTCTTGTTGTTCCTGACGATTGTCGCCGTCGACCAGTTCTCGGCCTGGATGCGCAAGCGTCTCGTCGGAAACCAGGCCTTCGACTTCGGACGCTAA